The Myripristis murdjan chromosome 6, fMyrMur1.1, whole genome shotgun sequence sequence CACAAGATGATGAAGTGCTCAGTGTTACAGTATAGGGCTCAGTGTTACTACATCATAGAAAAGAACTTAATATATTCCAGTATTGGGTTAACTATCTCAATATGACAGAAGACAATTAAGTATGACAGTAAAGGGCAGAAATTTACAAAGAACAACATGGAAATGATACCAGAGCAAATGGTTAAAGGTTTACACACCAGCTGACATCACTGGGTCTGATGATGACGCGTCGGTACGCTCCGGCCAGAGAGTAGTCCTTCACTTTGTGCCTCATGTTGTCAATGTCCAGCCCGTCCGCAGACAGCATCTCCCTGTAGCCTTTACCCACtgacaaaaagacacaaacattaCTGATAATGCATTTTACTTTAATCCTATCTTAAAATATGGAAATGAATTATAAACTCGATGTCACATAGACCCTCTATTACCATGGTGAGAAGGGTAAATGACATCAAACCCAGGCAGAGGCATCACAATGTCATGGATGGAATGACTCTCAGCTTCCTCTGCAGTCAGGTGGTGTGCCGTGCCTTGATAAACAAGTTAAAAAGGGAGAGAATCATGTCAGCAGACGGGATTTTCACCGTAACATCATACAGCCAGTCATGCTGTTGGAGTTGCTGTTTTCCTCCATGGTTCCCgaacatattttcaaaatgaattcaaTGGCataaattgcatttttattacCAGTATTTGCCAGTCTTATAATACAAATAATTGTTAGATAGCTGGAATATCCTATTTATAGATTTTTATTTGGATAGCTACGATTAAACCTCATAACTTCTTTATTTCCAATAATCATAACTTTTAGGAATACAGAAACTGAGGTTTATTCTACTGTTCTCTTCATTGTTGTTCACTCTGGGTAAGAGCATCACACTAAAAATCTCCAATGTAAAGTGAAGTTaagtcatttgtttttttttggattattgTTCCTTCAAACGGTGCCTATTTCTAGCAGGGAAAATAGCTGGTTGAactggaaaacaggaaaaaatgtaaatgactttTCCAGAACTTGCAAAATATGTATCGTTTTCCATGACAAGTATCATATTCCCCGACTCTTGCAGGTTTTCTGTGACCACTTATTTAACCCAGTGCTAACCTCCTCTGAGCACCAGATCGCCCTCCACAGCCTTCAAACCAAAGGCCTCGATTCTTCGGCTCACCATGGTGTTCCATACCACACTTTGGTAGCTGTGGATGTACATCAGACGGTTGTTTCTGGGAATCtacaaaggaaacaaacatgGTCCTCAGAGAATGCAGAGAATTGCCtatttagacataaaaaaaaaactatcatcATTTGAAATCAGCAATGCCCTTCTTCAACTTTTAGGCTACTGCTAGTACAGGAGAGAGcattgttaacaaaaaaaaaccaaccagTCCAAAGGCAGTGATGATGTTCTTCTTGCCATACATAGACAGGCCTCGCAGCAGCTGCCCCTCCACGCAGCGCTTGATTGGAAGttttttcagggctgcctccGGGTCCTGAGTTTTGGCCCACTCCTCCCTGCAGCGCACCAGGTAGCCTTTCTCCGCTGGTGGAGATGGTAGAGAACGCAGTAAAGATGGAGAAAAGGTTCTTCAGGCATCTGGTGCTCATAGAAAACTGCTCCTGACTCCagctgggtgggtgggtgggggagggAATTACTAAGCCCTGGgccacatttcacacctgtttTGACCTTTCTTGACCCTTACTATGTTCATGtcacaaaaaagcagaaaagaaagtgagaaaTGTTGTTTATTACCTCCAGGTCGAGGCTTCAAAATTAAATCCACCACCTCATTCCAGTCATTTTTCAGGATGGACCtggcacaggaaaaaaacaaaaaacaaacaacagagttTCACAATTTTGCCACCAGCTTTTCCTCATAATTTCTGCTAGTTTCCCTGTGCCGTCGTCTTACCTGCCGACCTGGTGTGTCGGCACAGCTGTGGTGCCAAAGCGCTGCATGCCATAGTAGTTGATGAAACCTGTTTCCTTGAGGGATGTCATGGCCTGCTGCACCTGCTCCTGTGTCCCTGAGATGTTCCTGACATCAAAACATGTCACCAAATAAATCACTGAGAGAGTCACATGACAGTGAAAAAGTCTGACTGATTTCCTGTATCCTAACTAAgataagcagaaaaaaaggaaatttgcCTTAGACATTCAAGAGCTGTTCCACACACAACTCACAAatgacagataaaaataaacaaatcaatgaaacacattcaaaacatcTATATATTATGATAATGCACATTGCTCATACAATATTGCACTTCCCTTGTTGATAATCTTCATACGTGGTGGGATTTTCCAACTTGTCATGGTAACATAGCACCAGTCTTTTTAATTATATCCCAGTCCCAATTACAGCACAGCTTCCTCATGAAAATTATGCAACACATAGCAACAGCTCACATCTCATTGGTTACTGCGCCCACTTTACACTGGATACCCCAGTGTCCATAACAACAGCAGAGCAAAATGGTATTATGCGCTATTACAACAGTGATGAGAGGCATCTATTAACATTTACTGACCTGATGACCACAGTGAAGTGGTTTCCCTGCAGCTCCCCCAGCTTAAGAGGGTGATTTTTATAACAAAAATTTCCAAGCTTGAAGTTCATGAGGCACTTGTTGAGGTGGGCCAACCTCTCTGCCGTGATCCTGAGAAGGGAGGGAAATGGTCTCTTTAATTAGTTATCATCAGCAATGAGCTGATCTCCCAGAGGCCttctgcctagcaacagcaaaaacaactgCAGCGCTGGTAAGATGGAACACGTCACACCTCTTTGCAGCCTTTCACGCACAATTAAAGAATGAACACACATGTAACTCATTGCTTTGAGAACAGTACACACTCACTTGAGAACTGCAATCTCCTGTACAGTGATGGCTCTCTTGTCCTTGGTCCCCATGTAGGAGAATAAATTGGGTCTAAGCCtgaaaaaacatgcatcatTATACATAAGAAGGACATAAACTGCAATCACATTTTTATTGGGCAAAGTGTTTGCTTATCAATGCCCTTTTACCTGAGGAACTTGGAGAGCACATTGATAGCATCCATGGTGTCCTTGTTCTCCTTGTACAGGACAAAATGGCAGAAACTGCCACGTTTTTTAGGCCAGGAGTGTTTCCTTGGAGCTTtcagggagacagaaaaggacATCAATGAAATATCAAACAGAGGCAAATAACAATAAACTTACTGACAGTCAAAGATTTCAGATCCATATACAAATCATTTAAGGGATGCTCTGAGACTCCAGCTacatctctaaaaaaaaaattatacagcCACTCTTGATTGAAACAAATTACCTTTAGAGAAACAAGCTCTGCACAATTAACCCTCAGCTTTCAGTGAACCACATTTAACAGAACCCTTGTCCGTTCAATTTAAATTATTATAGTGCAAGCCAGAATGGAAATAATAAACTCATACTGCCATCACAATACCAAACAGTGCTTCCCTGTGGGTTTTAACCATTCCCTCTGTACTGTGTGGACAATAAGTTCTTACCTGTAGCTGTTTTGACCTCTATCCACCCAGAGAAGAGCAAAAGGAGGATAGAAGAATGTTACTAAGAAAAAGACGCTTGTATTTGCGGATCAAGTTGGTAAGGGTGAGCTCTGCATGCATGGGCCCAAAGCAGTGGAGTGTTGTGTTTGAACCATCTATGCAACAAGGGTGCAACAGGAAAACGGCAGCAGGCCATCTCTGAAGTTTATATAgttatgaagttttttttttagccaccaCATTAATGTAtcttttctttctgctgttgtctATAAAAAGAAATCTTGATACTTTTTAGAAATTATTTGCAGGACACAATagtctaaacaaaacaaatgtcttGATCAAAGCACTCCACTGGGTGAAATTATAATTCCTTTTGTACTGCAGATATTTAACGCAAAAATTGTTTAAAGACTTTGttactaaagaaaaaaaaaaccatgcaGGTGTGTTGATCGTGCACATGCACCAGTGCATGCATCATATGTTCTTGACCTAAACCTTTTCTATGACCACATGCATTGGGGTAGATGAGGTCAAACTAGACATACAAAAGCATGCAACAAAACCCTTATATAATCTAAGATACTTGGAGTAAACCAGCATTACTGGTCTTCACAGTCATACACAAGGGGAAACAACTGAGTTTGGTCCAGTTGgttaaacagaaacagaagatgaTATTACTCCCTATAACCTGTAAAGTATCAACAACATTACTGACAACCTTTAATGAGAACTGCACAGAGTTCTTCTGCTCCTGAAAGCCTAATTTCAACTTCACTTTAGCATAAGCACGAATTATAGGGTTAATGCTGTGAAGACTGCTGTTCAGAAATATGGTACAATAGGTGTAGTTCTCTGGGTATTATTTAATTGCAAAGACAGGCATGAAACCATCGCCCTATGCACTAAAAAGCTGCCTGA is a genomic window containing:
- the pus7 gene encoding pseudouridylate synthase 7 homolog isoform X2, whose protein sequence is MASIEESEPMLVTSQGGEKRVCPEKGEEEEGDLPPKRPRVQNDQKNGGQSHQDEEEEPEGNGSEGEDGEEDGETFADMMKHGLTEVDVGILKFVSDHEGFSGILKERYSDFVVHEINKQGKTVQLDDLSIPPEVEEVQEAQQQQTDESDVLTEEQKQQLGELQLFKNKEGNVSIEVEDDTKEKRTLIHKAIKTQFPGLETKTEEREGHKFIVAYHAAGKKALAAPRKHSWPKKRGSFCHFVLYKENKDTMDAINVLSKFLRLRPNLFSYMGTKDKRAITVQEIAVLKITAERLAHLNKCLMNFKLGNFCYKNHPLKLGELQGNHFTVVIRNISGTQEQVQQAMTSLKETGFINYYGMQRFGTTAVPTHQVGRSILKNDWNEVVDLILKPRPGAEKGYLVRCREEWAKTQDPEAALKKLPIKRCVEGQLLRGLSMYGKKNIITAFGLIPRNNRLMYIHSYQSVVWNTMVSRRIEAFGLKAVEGDLVLRGGTAHHLTAEEAESHSIHDIVMPLPGFDVIYPSHHVGKGYREMLSADGLDIDNMRHKVKDYSLAGAYRRVIIRPSDVSWEVIQYDDPKISLVHTDVEKLEDKPAPVFNTEGKYRALRMEFSLPPSTYATMAIREVLKMDTSIKNQTQLNTTWLN
- the pus7 gene encoding pseudouridylate synthase 7 homolog isoform X1, with translation MASIEESEPMLVTSQGGEKRVCPEKGEEEEGDLPPKRPRVQNDQKNGGQSHQDEEEEPEGNGSEGEDGEEDGETFADMMKHGLTEVDVGILKFVSDHEGFSGILKERYSDFVVHEINKQGKTVQLDDLSIPPEVEEVQEAQQQQTDESDVLTEEQKQQLGELQLFKNKEGNVSIEVEDDTKEKRTLIHKAIKTQFPGLETKTEEREGHKFIVAYHAAGKKALAEVKTATAPRKHSWPKKRGSFCHFVLYKENKDTMDAINVLSKFLRLRPNLFSYMGTKDKRAITVQEIAVLKITAERLAHLNKCLMNFKLGNFCYKNHPLKLGELQGNHFTVVIRNISGTQEQVQQAMTSLKETGFINYYGMQRFGTTAVPTHQVGRSILKNDWNEVVDLILKPRPGAEKGYLVRCREEWAKTQDPEAALKKLPIKRCVEGQLLRGLSMYGKKNIITAFGLIPRNNRLMYIHSYQSVVWNTMVSRRIEAFGLKAVEGDLVLRGGTAHHLTAEEAESHSIHDIVMPLPGFDVIYPSHHVGKGYREMLSADGLDIDNMRHKVKDYSLAGAYRRVIIRPSDVSWEVIQYDDPKISLVHTDVEKLEDKPAPVFNTEGKYRALRMEFSLPPSTYATMAIREVLKMDTSIKNQTQLNTTWLN